In Ostrea edulis chromosome 4, xbOstEdul1.1, whole genome shotgun sequence, a single window of DNA contains:
- the LOC125670835 gene encoding kelch-like protein 21 produces the protein MGTPSKERCYLKSLQYAPELLKQLNNLRQEQVFTDATLCVQHEEIYCHRIVLAASSPYFRAMFSHNLREGRDYSVSFQDVSPWTMKRIIDYVYTGNLEITTENAQELLATGSLFEFPAIVSACCDFLKQQLHISNCLGIEEFAMIHSCKKLQDDAHKYILENFHSVVECDEFLHLSLNRLKEYIASDWIEVQMEDIVYETVMKWINYDIDERRNDLYELLEEVRLPIIDLNKLNAIEHDPLIRSMPSCLKLVMEAKEQHESIHDQHGRRRRSMQNCQVHPRPSTVATEKLVVIGGQGTRSVEMYDTQKVKWLDLPPFPKSVASYSVCAVSNSIVVTGGILENRIIAEVWKFDSVKRVWLEMPPLLKPRARHSSGVLQDKLFVLGGITYETTSSCIDLDTIESYDSKIKAWTVVGHSPVPRTFSKIVTNNDALIEVGGLQRGVKMKTVESYMLSENGKMKSTGEQFILPEAIQFAQIVVINRIFYIIWEESKKMIALNPQKRTFQTLADLHYSHKYSGTTVLGDRIYLTGGLVDSRPSNIVECYDPNADTWTIENTMKESRAFHGCVTIQL, from the coding sequence ATGGGGACTCCATCGAAGGAACGATGTTATCTAAAAAGTTTGCAGTATGCTCCTGAACTTTTGAAACAGTTAAACAACTTGCGACAGGAACAGGTGTTTACAGATGCCACCTTATGTGTTCAACACGAAGAAATTTACTGTCACCGCATCGTTCTCGCAGCCAGCAGTCCTTACTTCCGTGCCATGTTTTCCCACAACTTGCGAGAGGGGCGTGACTACAGTGTCTCGTTTCAGGATGTGTCCCCATGGACTATGAAACGTATAATTGATTATGTCTATACAGGAAACTTAGAAATAACAACAGAAAATGCACAGGAATTATTGGCGACTGGAAGCTTGTTCGAGTTTCCTGCCATTGTGTCAGCTTGTTGTGATTTTCTCAAGCAACAGCTCCATATCAGCAACTGTCTAGGTATAGAGGAATTTGCTATGATTCATTCATGCAAGAAACTACAGGATGATGCTCACAAGTATATATTAGAAAACTTCCATAGTGTCGTAGAATGCGATGAGTTTTTGCATTTGAGTTTAAATCGTCTTAAAGAATACATTGCAAGTGATTGGATAGAAGTGCAGATGGAGGATATCGTGTACGAAACTGTAATGAAATGGATCAATTATGACATTGATGAAAGACGCAATGATTTGTATGAGCTTTTGGAGGAAGTCCGACTTCCTATAATAGATTTAAACAAACTGAATGCCATTGAACACGATCCTCTCATAAGAAGCATGCCTAGCTGTCTAAAGCTGGTAATGGAAGCGAAGGAACAGCACGAGTCCATACATGATCAACATGGCCGCAGGAGACGTAGCATGCAGAACTGCCAAGTTCACCCCCGTCCATCCACTGTTGCCACGGAGAAACTGGTGGTCATTGGAGGTCAAGGTACAAGGTCAGTGGAGATGTATGACACTCAGAAAGTGAAGTGGTTAGATCTTCCACCCTTTCCAAAATCCGTGGCTTCCTACAGTGTGTGTGCGGTGTCCAATTCAATAGTTGTAACAGGAGGAATCCTAGAGAACCGTATCATCGCTGAAGTTTGGAAATTTGACAGCGTCAAACGGGTGTGGCTAGAGATGCCACCACTTCTGAAACCCAGAGCTCGACATTCATCAGGGGTATTACAAGACAAGCTCTTTGTGCTTGGCGGCATTACATATGAAACAACGTCATCCTGCATAGATTTAGATACAATCGAGAGTTATGATTCCAAAATCAAGGCTTGGACCGTGGTAGGGCATTCCCCTGTTCCCAGAACTTTCTCAAAGATTGTCACAAACAACGATGCCCTGATAGAGGTTGGGGGCCTTCAAAGGGGAGTAAAAATGAAAACCGTAGAAAGCTACATGCTGAGTGAAAATGGTAAAATGAAATCGACAGGGGAACAGTTCATTTTACCTGAGGCGATACAGTTTGCTCAAATAGTCGTGATCAACAGGATATTCTACATCATCTGGGAGGAGTCGAAAAAAATGATTGCCTTGAATCCTCAAAAGCGAACATTCCAGACACTTGCAGATTTGCATTATTCTCACAAATACAGTGGGACCACTGTTTTAGGGGACAGAATCTACCTGACAGGGGGACTGGTGGATTCGCGACCCAGCAACATTGTAGAATGCTATGACCCCAATGCCGATACTTGGACCATTGAAAACACCATGAAAGAAAGCCGTGCCTTTCATGGTTGTGTCACGATTCAACTGTGA